From Candidatus Neomarinimicrobiota bacterium, the proteins below share one genomic window:
- a CDS encoding isocitrate/isopropylmalate family dehydrogenase: MAKYRIGWLPGDGVGNDVMDAARIVLDTLKLDADYIHGDIGWEFWKSEGDPLPQRTLDMLKTTDCALFGAITSKPKEEADEELDPTLKGKGYVYFSPIVRLRQTFNLHTNMRPCKAYPGNPLNYRDGIDITIFRENTEGMYGGVEFHPVPKEVYEVLDKHHPKMKKFKDAGLDNMAISTRIMTRQACRNIVTQAFEYAREFGKKAVTVVDKPNVLRETGGLMIRTAREVAKNYPDIELWETNIDAQCMWLVKNPENYEILVAENMFGDILSDLSAQLVGGLGFASSGNIGDNYAVFEPTHGSAPKYHGQYKVNPMAMLLTTKMMLDWLGEKDMAERLEKAIAAVISEGKVKTYDMGGSNTSLEVAREVASKL; this comes from the coding sequence ATGGCCAAGTACCGAATTGGATGGCTTCCCGGAGACGGGGTAGGGAATGATGTGATGGATGCCGCACGGATTGTGCTGGATACACTCAAGCTGGATGCCGATTATATTCACGGAGATATTGGATGGGAATTCTGGAAAAGCGAGGGAGATCCCTTGCCGCAACGAACCCTCGATATGTTGAAAACAACAGATTGTGCCCTTTTTGGAGCTATTACTTCCAAGCCCAAAGAAGAAGCGGATGAGGAACTGGATCCCACTTTGAAAGGCAAAGGCTATGTGTATTTTAGTCCCATAGTGCGCCTGCGCCAAACCTTTAACCTTCATACGAACATGCGGCCCTGCAAAGCTTATCCCGGCAATCCCCTGAATTACCGGGACGGCATAGATATTACCATTTTTAGGGAAAACACGGAGGGAATGTATGGCGGTGTAGAGTTTCATCCGGTTCCAAAGGAAGTTTACGAGGTGCTGGATAAGCATCATCCCAAAATGAAAAAATTCAAAGATGCGGGCCTGGACAATATGGCCATTTCTACGCGCATCATGACTCGTCAGGCCTGCCGGAACATCGTGACACAAGCATTTGAATATGCCAGGGAGTTTGGGAAAAAAGCGGTCACAGTCGTAGATAAACCCAATGTCCTCAGAGAGACAGGCGGACTCATGATCCGGACTGCCCGGGAAGTAGCAAAAAATTATCCGGACATCGAACTCTGGGAAACCAATATCGACGCCCAATGCATGTGGCTGGTGAAAAACCCGGAGAATTATGAAATCCTCGTAGCCGAAAATATGTTCGGTGATATTCTCAGCGATTTGTCTGCCCAGCTGGTAGGTGGACTCGGATTTGCTTCCAGTGGAAATATTGGAGACAATTATGCGGTTTTCGAACCAACACACGGAAGTGCACCGAAATATCACGGTCAATATAAAGTCAATCCTATGGCTATGTTGTTGACGACAAAAATGATGCTGGACTGGCTTGGTGAAAAAGATATGGCTGAACGTCTGGAAAAGGCGATTGCAGCTGTGATTTCCGAAGGAAAAGTAAAAACCTACGACATGGGAGGCAGTAATACATCGCTGGAAGTGGCAAGAGAAGTTGCTTCGAAATTGTGA
- a CDS encoding HD domain-containing protein, whose protein sequence is MLDVIAMLPEMKEIRDETLRQKVEAVWQEAAAYRGWTRDLLMKIPFTLLAEGVTIPFIDHVRAVCRLCIATEDVLKTIHQERRTPVNRDVLIAGALLADVGKLLEYEIVNGKVTKSDYGRYLRHPFSGVGLAFKHGVPESVMHVIATHSKEGAGEKRSPESIIFHHADFIDFELVKG, encoded by the coding sequence ATGCTGGATGTTATCGCCATGCTCCCCGAAATGAAGGAAATCCGGGACGAAACACTCAGACAAAAGGTAGAAGCCGTATGGCAGGAAGCCGCGGCTTATCGTGGCTGGACCCGGGATCTTTTGATGAAAATTCCGTTTACCCTGCTTGCAGAGGGTGTTACCATTCCCTTCATAGACCATGTGAGGGCTGTGTGCCGTCTGTGTATAGCAACTGAAGATGTCCTGAAAACCATCCATCAGGAACGGCGAACCCCAGTAAACCGGGACGTTCTGATTGCCGGCGCGCTCCTGGCGGATGTGGGAAAACTGCTTGAATATGAGATCGTAAACGGGAAGGTGACAAAGTCCGATTACGGTCGCTATCTTCGCCATCCCTTCAGTGGTGTGGGGCTGGCATTCAAGCATGGAGTTCCTGAATCGGTGATGCATGTCATCGCCACCCATTCCAAGGAAGGAGCCGGGGAAAAACGGTCCCCTGAATCCATCATATTTCATCACGCCGATTTCATTGATTTCGAGCTGGTTAAAGGATAA